A stretch of the Microcebus murinus isolate Inina chromosome 6, M.murinus_Inina_mat1.0, whole genome shotgun sequence genome encodes the following:
- the SALL2 gene encoding sal-like protein 2 isoform X4, with translation MAQEAGRSPRLGGPCGEPAELRGDASEEDHPQVCAKCCAQFTDPTEFLAHQNACSTDPPVMVIIGGQENPNNSSASSESRPEGHNSPQVMDTEHSNPPDSGSSVPTDPTWGPERRGEESSGHFLVAATGTAAGGGGGLILASPKLGATPLPPESTPAPPPPPPPPPGVSSGHLNIPLILEELRVLQQRQIHQMQMTEQICRQVLLLGSLGQTVGTPASPSELPGTGTASSTKPLLPLFSPIKPVQTGKTLASSSTSSSSSSGAETPKQAFFHLYHPLGSQHPFSAGGVGRTHKPTPAPSPALPGSTDQLIASPHLAFPSTTGLLAAQCLGAARGLEAAASPGLLKPKNGSGELGYGEVMSPLEKPGGRHKCRFCAKVFGSDSALQIHLRSHTGERPYKCNVCGNRFTTRGNLKVHFHRHREKYPHVQMNPHPVPEHLDYVITSSGLPYGMSVPPEKVEEEAATPGGGVERKPLVASTTALSATESLTLLSTGAGTATAPGLPAFNKFVLMKAVEPKSKADENTPPGSEGSAISGVAETGTATRMQLSKLVTSLPSWALLTNHFKSTGSFPFPYVLEPLGASPSETSKLQQLVEKIDRQGAVAVASTASGASTTSAPAPSSSSSSGPNQCVICLRVLSCPRALRLHYGQHGGERPFKCKVCGRAFSTRGNLRAHFVGHKASPAARAQNSCPICQKKFTNAVTLQQHVRMHLGGQIPNGSTTLPEGGAAAQENGSEQSTVPGAGSFPPQQSQQPSPEEELSEEEEEDEEEEEDVTDEDSLAGRGSESGGEKAISVRGDSEEASGAEEEVGAVVAAATAGKEMDNNEKAAQQSSLPPLPPDSLDQPQQMEQGSSDVSGGKEEGGKPERSSSPVLALTSEGEGTSTTLGEELSFQEAMRKEPGESSSRKACEVCGHTFPGQAALEEHQKTHPKEGPLFTCVFCRQGFLERATLKKHMLLAHHQNQYIAFLPSGLPTKPWSCNPTSTTTSGLASPVLFNPGTVAGKVPPITASREAKEKTAPLLLFQPSASKAVPEKPIIDDK, from the exons ATGGCGCAAGAAGCTGGGAGGAGCCCTCGTCTCGGGGGGCCCTGCGGGGAGCCAGCGGAGCTCCGAG GTGATGCTAGCGAGGAGGACCACCCCCAAGTCTGTGCCAAGTGCTGCGCACAATTCACTGACCCAACTGAATTCCTCGCCCATCAGAACGCATGTTCTACTGACCCTCCTGTAATGGTGATAATTGGGGGCCAGGAGAACCCCAACAACTCTTCAGCCTCTTCTGAATCCCGGCCAGAGGGTCACAATAGTCCCCAGGTCATGGACACAGAGCACAGCAACCCCCCAGATTCGGGCTCTTCTGTGCCCACAGATCCCACCTGGGGCCCAGAGCGGAGAGGAGAGGAGTCTTCAGGGCATTTCCTGGTCGCTGCCACAGGTACAGcggctgggggaggcgggggcCTGATCTTGGCCAGTCCCAAGCTGGGAGCAACCCCATTACCTCCAGAATCCACCCCtgcaccccctcctcctccccctccccccccaggtGTAAGCAGTGGCCACTTGAACATTCCCCTGATCTTGGAAGAGCTACGGGTGCTGCAGCAGCGGCAGATCCATCAGATGCAGATGACTGAGCAAATTTGCAGGCAGGTTCTGCTGCTTGGCTCCTTAGGCCAGACAGTGGGTACCCCTGCCAGTCCCTCAGAGCTACCTGGGACAGGGACTGCCTCTTCCACCAAGCCCCTACTACCCCTCTTCAGCCCCATCAAGCCTGTCCAAACTGGCAAGACACTGGcatcttcctccacctcctcctcctcttcctcaggggCAGAAACACCCAAGCAGGCTTTCTTCCACCTTTACCACCCACTGGGGTCACAGCATCCTTTTTCTGCTGGAGGGGTTGGGCGAACCCACAAACccactcctgccccctccccagccctgccaggcagCACAGATCAGCTGATTGCCTCGCCTCATCTAGCATTCCCAAGCACCACGGGACTACTGGCAGCACAGTGTCTTGGGGCAGCCCGAGGCCTTGAGGCTGCTGCCTCCCCAGGGCTCTTGAAGCCAAAGAACGGAAGTGGTGAGCTGGGCTACGGGGAAGTGATGAGTCCCTTAGAGAAGCCTGGTGGAAGGCATAAATGCCGCTTCTGCGCCAAAGTGTTTGGCAGTGACAGTGCCCTGCAGATCCATCTTCGTTCCCACACGGGTGAGAGGCCCTATAAGTGCAATGTCTGTGGCAACCGCTTCACCACCCGCGGCAACCTCAAAGTGCATTTTCACCGGCATCGTGAGAAGTACCCGCACGTACAGATGAACCCTCACCCAGTGCCAGAGCACCTAGACTATGTCATCACTAGCAGTGGCCTGCCCTATGGTATGTCTGTGCCACCGGAGAAGGTCGAGGAGGAGGCAGCCACGCCAGGTGGAGGTGTCGAACGCAAGCCTCTGGTGGCTTCTACGACAGCACTCAGTGCCACAGAGAGCCTGACGCTGCTGTCCACTGGTGCTGGCACAGCCACAGCTCCAGGACTCCCTGCTTTCAATAAGTTTGTGCTCATGAAAGCAGTGGAACCCAAGAGTAAAGCTGATGAAAACACCCCTCCAGGGAGCGAGGGCTCGGCCATCAGTGGGGTGGCAGAAACTGGCACAGCAACCCGCATGCAGCTAAGTAAGCTGGTGACTTCGCTACCAAGCTGGGCACTACTTACCAACCACTTCAAGTCTACTGGCAGCTTCCCCTTCCCCTACGTGCTAGAGCCCTTGGGGGCCTCACCCTCTGAGACATCGAAGCTGCAGCAACTGGTGGAAAAGATTGACAGACAAGGAGCTGTGGCAGTGGCCTCTACTGCCTCAGGAGCCTCCACAACCTCTGCCCCTGCACCTTCGTCCTCCAGTTCTTCTGGACCTAACCAGTGTGTCATCTGCCTCCGAGTGCTGAGCTGTCCTCGGGCCCTACGCCTGCATTATGGACAACATGGAGGTGAGCGGCCCTTCAAATGCAAAGTGTGTGGCAGAGCTTTCTCCACTCGGGGCAATCTACGTGCCCATTTCGTGGGCCACAAGGCCAGTCCAGCTGCCCGGGCCCAGAACTCCTGCCCCATTTGCCAGAAGAAGTTCACCAATGCTGTCACTCTGCAGCAGCATGTTCGGATGCACCTGGGGGGCCAGATCCCCAATGGTAGTACCACACTTCCTGAAGGTGGAGCAGCTGCCCAGGAGAATGGTTCTGAGCAATCTACAGTCCCTGGGGCAGGGAGCTTCCCCCCACAGCAGTCTCAGCAGCCATCACCAGAAGAGGAGTtgtctgaggaggaggaggaggatgaggaagaagaggaagatgtgACTGATGAAGATTCCCTGGCAGGGAGAGGCTCAGAGAGTGGAGGTGAGAAGGCAATATCAGTGCGAGGTGATTCAGAAGAGGCAtctggggcagaggaggaagtgggggcagtggtggcagcagccaCAGCTGGGAAAGAGATGGACAATAATGAGAAAGCAGCTCAACAGTCTTCTCTGCCACCCCTACCACCTGACAGCCTGGACCAGCCTCAGCAGATGGAGCAGGGAAGCAGTGATGTTTCAGGAGGCAAGGAAGAGGGGGGCAAACCCGAGAGGAGCTCAAGTCCAGTGTTAGCACTCACCTCAGAAGGAGAGGGTACCAGCACCACCTTGGGGGAAGAGCTGAGCTTTCAGGAAGCCATGAGAAAGGAACCAGGAGAGAGCAGCAGCAGAAAGGCCTGTGAAGTGTGTGGCCACACCTTTCCCGGCCAGGCAGCTCTGGAGGAGCATCAGAAGACCCACCCCAAAGAGGGGCCGCTCTTCACTTGTGTCTTCTGCAGACAGGGCTTTCTGGAACGGGCCACCCTCAAGAAGCATATGCTGTTGGCTCACCACCA GAACCAGTACATTGCTTTCCTGCCAAGTGGCCTGCCCACCAAACCCTGGAGTTGCAACCCCACCTCTACTACCACTTCAGGCTTGGCCTCACCAGTGCTGTTTAACCCAGGAACTGTGGCTGGGAAGGTCCCTCCAATAACAGCATCCAGAGAGGCCAAGGAGAAGACAGCCCCCCTCCTCCTATTTCAGCCTTCTGCCTCCAAGGCAGTGCCTGAGAAGCCCATCATAGACGATAAGTAG